One Helianthus annuus cultivar XRQ/B chromosome 12, HanXRQr2.0-SUNRISE, whole genome shotgun sequence genomic region harbors:
- the LOC110896180 gene encoding COP1-interacting protein 7 isoform X8, which yields MKSTISLLDSAVFQLTPTRTSRCDLYIIANGKKEKIASGLLNPFIAAHLKTAQDQIAEGGYSVLLAPQAGSNATWFTLQSFVSTPEILERVYTIESEILQIKDQYIKPASSNEGNKPAGDVNEEEKAIVLYTPDAPELPSPSTKERNSKAQLINVLETRKTVLKKEQGMAFARAVAAGFEIENVANLLSFAECFGASRLMSGCLRFMNLWKQKHESGQWVEIEAEDAMSDCTASAIVHSETAGTNTNAAGGEQQYHSWRTASRFPAMGYAFFTAR from the exons ATGAAATCAACAATAAGTCTTCTGGATTCTGCCGTCTTCCAACTCACCCCCACAAGAACAAG CAGGTGTGATTTATACATCATTGCAAATGGGAAGAAAGAGAAAATTGCTTCTGGTTTGCTCAACCCTTTTATTGCAGCACACTTAAAGACCGCTCAAGATCAGATTGCGGAAGGTGGATACTCGGTATTGCTTGCACCACAAGCTGGAAGTAATGCCACATGGTTTACCCTCCaaag TTTTGTGAGCACTCCGGAGATTCTGGAACGTGTCTACACCATAGAATCTGAAATCTTACAG ATAAAAGACCAATACATAAAGCCTGCGTCAAGCAACGAAG GAAACAAACCGGCAGGTGACGTCAATGAGGAGGAGAAGGCAATTGTTCTATACACG CCCGATGCGCCTGAGCTTCCCAGTCCGAGCACTAAGGAGAGAAATTCAAA AGCCCAGCTGATAAATGTTCTCGAGACACGTAAAacagtgctgaagaaagaacaagGGATGGCGTTTGCACGCGCTGTCGCTGCTGGATTTGAAATCGAGAATGTGGCAAATTTGTTATCATTTGCTGAATGCTTCGGAGCATCACGCCTCAT gAGTGGTTGCTTGAGGTTCATGAATTTGTGGAAGCAGAAACACGAGTCCGGACAATGGGTTGAAATAGAAGCAGAAGACGCAATGTCAGATTGCACTGCATCGGCAATCGTGCATTCAGAAACAGCAGGCACCAATACAAATGCTGCTG GCGGTGAGCAACAATATCATTCATGGAGGACAGCATCCAGGTTTCCCGCCATGGGGTATGCATTCTTCACCGCAAGGTGA
- the LOC110896180 gene encoding COP1-interacting protein 7 isoform X9 produces the protein MKSTISLLDSAVFQLTPTRTRCDLYIIANGKKEKIASGLLNPFIAAHLKTAQDQIAEGGYSVLLAPQAGSNATWFTLQSFVSTPEILERVYTIESEILQIKDQYIKPASSNEGNKPAGDVNEEEKAIVLYTPDAPELPSPSTKERNSKAQLINVLETRKTVLKKEQGMAFARAVAAGFEIENVANLLSFAECFGASRLMSGCLRFMNLWKQKHESGQWVEIEAEDAMSDCTASAIVHSETAGTNTNAAGGEQQYHSWRTASRFPAMGYAFFTAR, from the exons ATGAAATCAACAATAAGTCTTCTGGATTCTGCCGTCTTCCAACTCACCCCCACAAGAACAAG GTGTGATTTATACATCATTGCAAATGGGAAGAAAGAGAAAATTGCTTCTGGTTTGCTCAACCCTTTTATTGCAGCACACTTAAAGACCGCTCAAGATCAGATTGCGGAAGGTGGATACTCGGTATTGCTTGCACCACAAGCTGGAAGTAATGCCACATGGTTTACCCTCCaaag TTTTGTGAGCACTCCGGAGATTCTGGAACGTGTCTACACCATAGAATCTGAAATCTTACAG ATAAAAGACCAATACATAAAGCCTGCGTCAAGCAACGAAG GAAACAAACCGGCAGGTGACGTCAATGAGGAGGAGAAGGCAATTGTTCTATACACG CCCGATGCGCCTGAGCTTCCCAGTCCGAGCACTAAGGAGAGAAATTCAAA AGCCCAGCTGATAAATGTTCTCGAGACACGTAAAacagtgctgaagaaagaacaagGGATGGCGTTTGCACGCGCTGTCGCTGCTGGATTTGAAATCGAGAATGTGGCAAATTTGTTATCATTTGCTGAATGCTTCGGAGCATCACGCCTCAT gAGTGGTTGCTTGAGGTTCATGAATTTGTGGAAGCAGAAACACGAGTCCGGACAATGGGTTGAAATAGAAGCAGAAGACGCAATGTCAGATTGCACTGCATCGGCAATCGTGCATTCAGAAACAGCAGGCACCAATACAAATGCTGCTG GCGGTGAGCAACAATATCATTCATGGAGGACAGCATCCAGGTTTCCCGCCATGGGGTATGCATTCTTCACCGCAAGGTGA
- the LOC110896180 gene encoding COP1-interacting protein 7 isoform X5 codes for MKSTISLLDSAVFQLTPTRTRCDLYIIANGKKEKIASGLLNPFIAAHLKTAQDQIAEGGYSVLLAPQAGSNATWFTLQSFVSTPEILERVYTIESEILQVEEAIAIQGNTDISIKDQYIKPASSNEGNKPAGDVNEEEKAIVLYTPDAPELPSPSTKERNSKAQLINVLETRKTVLKKEQGMAFARAVAAGFEIENVANLLSFAECFGASRLMSGCLRFMNLWKQKHESGQWVEIEAEDAMSDCTASAIVHSETAGTNTNAAGGEQQYHSWRTASRFPAMGYAFFTAR; via the exons ATGAAATCAACAATAAGTCTTCTGGATTCTGCCGTCTTCCAACTCACCCCCACAAGAACAAG GTGTGATTTATACATCATTGCAAATGGGAAGAAAGAGAAAATTGCTTCTGGTTTGCTCAACCCTTTTATTGCAGCACACTTAAAGACCGCTCAAGATCAGATTGCGGAAGGTGGATACTCGGTATTGCTTGCACCACAAGCTGGAAGTAATGCCACATGGTTTACCCTCCaaag TTTTGTGAGCACTCCGGAGATTCTGGAACGTGTCTACACCATAGAATCTGAAATCTTACAGGTAGAAGAAGCAATTGCCATTCAAGGAAACACTGATATTTCG ATAAAAGACCAATACATAAAGCCTGCGTCAAGCAACGAAG GAAACAAACCGGCAGGTGACGTCAATGAGGAGGAGAAGGCAATTGTTCTATACACG CCCGATGCGCCTGAGCTTCCCAGTCCGAGCACTAAGGAGAGAAATTCAAA AGCCCAGCTGATAAATGTTCTCGAGACACGTAAAacagtgctgaagaaagaacaagGGATGGCGTTTGCACGCGCTGTCGCTGCTGGATTTGAAATCGAGAATGTGGCAAATTTGTTATCATTTGCTGAATGCTTCGGAGCATCACGCCTCAT gAGTGGTTGCTTGAGGTTCATGAATTTGTGGAAGCAGAAACACGAGTCCGGACAATGGGTTGAAATAGAAGCAGAAGACGCAATGTCAGATTGCACTGCATCGGCAATCGTGCATTCAGAAACAGCAGGCACCAATACAAATGCTGCTG GCGGTGAGCAACAATATCATTCATGGAGGACAGCATCCAGGTTTCCCGCCATGGGGTATGCATTCTTCACCGCAAGGTGA
- the LOC110896180 gene encoding COP1-interacting protein 7 isoform X4 encodes MKSTISLLDSAVFQLTPTRTSRCDLYIIANGKKEKIASGLLNPFIAAHLKTAQDQIAEGGYSVLLAPQAGSNATWFTLQSFVSTPEILERVYTIESEILQVEEAIAIQGNTDISIKDQYIKPASSNEGNKPAGDVNEEEKAIVLYTPDAPELPSPSTKERNSKAQLINVLETRKTVLKKEQGMAFARAVAAGFEIENVANLLSFAECFGASRLMSGCLRFMNLWKQKHESGQWVEIEAEDAMSDCTASAIVHSETAGTNTNAAGGEQQYHSWRTASRFPAMGYAFFTAR; translated from the exons ATGAAATCAACAATAAGTCTTCTGGATTCTGCCGTCTTCCAACTCACCCCCACAAGAACAAG CAGGTGTGATTTATACATCATTGCAAATGGGAAGAAAGAGAAAATTGCTTCTGGTTTGCTCAACCCTTTTATTGCAGCACACTTAAAGACCGCTCAAGATCAGATTGCGGAAGGTGGATACTCGGTATTGCTTGCACCACAAGCTGGAAGTAATGCCACATGGTTTACCCTCCaaag TTTTGTGAGCACTCCGGAGATTCTGGAACGTGTCTACACCATAGAATCTGAAATCTTACAGGTAGAAGAAGCAATTGCCATTCAAGGAAACACTGATATTTCG ATAAAAGACCAATACATAAAGCCTGCGTCAAGCAACGAAG GAAACAAACCGGCAGGTGACGTCAATGAGGAGGAGAAGGCAATTGTTCTATACACG CCCGATGCGCCTGAGCTTCCCAGTCCGAGCACTAAGGAGAGAAATTCAAA AGCCCAGCTGATAAATGTTCTCGAGACACGTAAAacagtgctgaagaaagaacaagGGATGGCGTTTGCACGCGCTGTCGCTGCTGGATTTGAAATCGAGAATGTGGCAAATTTGTTATCATTTGCTGAATGCTTCGGAGCATCACGCCTCAT gAGTGGTTGCTTGAGGTTCATGAATTTGTGGAAGCAGAAACACGAGTCCGGACAATGGGTTGAAATAGAAGCAGAAGACGCAATGTCAGATTGCACTGCATCGGCAATCGTGCATTCAGAAACAGCAGGCACCAATACAAATGCTGCTG GCGGTGAGCAACAATATCATTCATGGAGGACAGCATCCAGGTTTCCCGCCATGGGGTATGCATTCTTCACCGCAAGGTGA
- the LOC110896180 gene encoding COP1-interacting protein 7 isoform X3, with protein sequence MKSTISLLDSAVFQLTPTRTRCDLYIIANGKKEKIASGLLNPFIAAHLKTAQDQIAEGGYSVLLAPQAGSNATWFTLQSFVSTPEILERVYTIESEILQVEEAIAIQGNTDISIKDQYIKPASSNEGNKPAGDVNEEEKAIVLYTVTNHQPDAPELPSPSTKERNSKAQLINVLETRKTVLKKEQGMAFARAVAAGFEIENVANLLSFAECFGASRLMSGCLRFMNLWKQKHESGQWVEIEAEDAMSDCTASAIVHSETAGTNTNAAGGEQQYHSWRTASRFPAMGYAFFTAR encoded by the exons ATGAAATCAACAATAAGTCTTCTGGATTCTGCCGTCTTCCAACTCACCCCCACAAGAACAAG GTGTGATTTATACATCATTGCAAATGGGAAGAAAGAGAAAATTGCTTCTGGTTTGCTCAACCCTTTTATTGCAGCACACTTAAAGACCGCTCAAGATCAGATTGCGGAAGGTGGATACTCGGTATTGCTTGCACCACAAGCTGGAAGTAATGCCACATGGTTTACCCTCCaaag TTTTGTGAGCACTCCGGAGATTCTGGAACGTGTCTACACCATAGAATCTGAAATCTTACAGGTAGAAGAAGCAATTGCCATTCAAGGAAACACTGATATTTCG ATAAAAGACCAATACATAAAGCCTGCGTCAAGCAACGAAG GAAACAAACCGGCAGGTGACGTCAATGAGGAGGAGAAGGCAATTGTTCTATACACGGTAACAAATCACCAA CCCGATGCGCCTGAGCTTCCCAGTCCGAGCACTAAGGAGAGAAATTCAAA AGCCCAGCTGATAAATGTTCTCGAGACACGTAAAacagtgctgaagaaagaacaagGGATGGCGTTTGCACGCGCTGTCGCTGCTGGATTTGAAATCGAGAATGTGGCAAATTTGTTATCATTTGCTGAATGCTTCGGAGCATCACGCCTCAT gAGTGGTTGCTTGAGGTTCATGAATTTGTGGAAGCAGAAACACGAGTCCGGACAATGGGTTGAAATAGAAGCAGAAGACGCAATGTCAGATTGCACTGCATCGGCAATCGTGCATTCAGAAACAGCAGGCACCAATACAAATGCTGCTG GCGGTGAGCAACAATATCATTCATGGAGGACAGCATCCAGGTTTCCCGCCATGGGGTATGCATTCTTCACCGCAAGGTGA
- the LOC110896180 gene encoding COP1-interacting protein 7 isoform X7 has protein sequence MKSTISLLDSAVFQLTPTRTRCDLYIIANGKKEKIASGLLNPFIAAHLKTAQDQIAEGGYSVLLAPQAGSNATWFTLQSFVSTPEILERVYTIESEILQIKDQYIKPASSNEGNKPAGDVNEEEKAIVLYTVTNHQPDAPELPSPSTKERNSKAQLINVLETRKTVLKKEQGMAFARAVAAGFEIENVANLLSFAECFGASRLMSGCLRFMNLWKQKHESGQWVEIEAEDAMSDCTASAIVHSETAGTNTNAAGGEQQYHSWRTASRFPAMGYAFFTAR, from the exons ATGAAATCAACAATAAGTCTTCTGGATTCTGCCGTCTTCCAACTCACCCCCACAAGAACAAG GTGTGATTTATACATCATTGCAAATGGGAAGAAAGAGAAAATTGCTTCTGGTTTGCTCAACCCTTTTATTGCAGCACACTTAAAGACCGCTCAAGATCAGATTGCGGAAGGTGGATACTCGGTATTGCTTGCACCACAAGCTGGAAGTAATGCCACATGGTTTACCCTCCaaag TTTTGTGAGCACTCCGGAGATTCTGGAACGTGTCTACACCATAGAATCTGAAATCTTACAG ATAAAAGACCAATACATAAAGCCTGCGTCAAGCAACGAAG GAAACAAACCGGCAGGTGACGTCAATGAGGAGGAGAAGGCAATTGTTCTATACACGGTAACAAATCACCAA CCCGATGCGCCTGAGCTTCCCAGTCCGAGCACTAAGGAGAGAAATTCAAA AGCCCAGCTGATAAATGTTCTCGAGACACGTAAAacagtgctgaagaaagaacaagGGATGGCGTTTGCACGCGCTGTCGCTGCTGGATTTGAAATCGAGAATGTGGCAAATTTGTTATCATTTGCTGAATGCTTCGGAGCATCACGCCTCAT gAGTGGTTGCTTGAGGTTCATGAATTTGTGGAAGCAGAAACACGAGTCCGGACAATGGGTTGAAATAGAAGCAGAAGACGCAATGTCAGATTGCACTGCATCGGCAATCGTGCATTCAGAAACAGCAGGCACCAATACAAATGCTGCTG GCGGTGAGCAACAATATCATTCATGGAGGACAGCATCCAGGTTTCCCGCCATGGGGTATGCATTCTTCACCGCAAGGTGA
- the LOC110896180 gene encoding COP1-interacting protein 7 isoform X2: MKSTISLLDSAVFQLTPTRTSRCDLYIIANGKKEKIASGLLNPFIAAHLKTAQDQIAEGGYSVLLAPQAGSNATWFTLQSFVSTPEILERVYTIESEILQVEEAIAIQGNTDISIKDQYIKPASSNEGNKPAGDVNEEEKAIVLYTVTNHQPDAPELPSPSTKERNSKAQLINVLETRKTVLKKEQGMAFARAVAAGFEIENVANLLSFAECFGASRLMSGCLRFMNLWKQKHESGQWVEIEAEDAMSDCTASAIVHSETAGTNTNAAGGEQQYHSWRTASRFPAMGYAFFTAR; this comes from the exons ATGAAATCAACAATAAGTCTTCTGGATTCTGCCGTCTTCCAACTCACCCCCACAAGAACAAG CAGGTGTGATTTATACATCATTGCAAATGGGAAGAAAGAGAAAATTGCTTCTGGTTTGCTCAACCCTTTTATTGCAGCACACTTAAAGACCGCTCAAGATCAGATTGCGGAAGGTGGATACTCGGTATTGCTTGCACCACAAGCTGGAAGTAATGCCACATGGTTTACCCTCCaaag TTTTGTGAGCACTCCGGAGATTCTGGAACGTGTCTACACCATAGAATCTGAAATCTTACAGGTAGAAGAAGCAATTGCCATTCAAGGAAACACTGATATTTCG ATAAAAGACCAATACATAAAGCCTGCGTCAAGCAACGAAG GAAACAAACCGGCAGGTGACGTCAATGAGGAGGAGAAGGCAATTGTTCTATACACGGTAACAAATCACCAA CCCGATGCGCCTGAGCTTCCCAGTCCGAGCACTAAGGAGAGAAATTCAAA AGCCCAGCTGATAAATGTTCTCGAGACACGTAAAacagtgctgaagaaagaacaagGGATGGCGTTTGCACGCGCTGTCGCTGCTGGATTTGAAATCGAGAATGTGGCAAATTTGTTATCATTTGCTGAATGCTTCGGAGCATCACGCCTCAT gAGTGGTTGCTTGAGGTTCATGAATTTGTGGAAGCAGAAACACGAGTCCGGACAATGGGTTGAAATAGAAGCAGAAGACGCAATGTCAGATTGCACTGCATCGGCAATCGTGCATTCAGAAACAGCAGGCACCAATACAAATGCTGCTG GCGGTGAGCAACAATATCATTCATGGAGGACAGCATCCAGGTTTCCCGCCATGGGGTATGCATTCTTCACCGCAAGGTGA
- the LOC110896180 gene encoding COP1-interacting protein 7 isoform X6 — MKSTISLLDSAVFQLTPTRTSRCDLYIIANGKKEKIASGLLNPFIAAHLKTAQDQIAEGGYSVLLAPQAGSNATWFTLQSFVSTPEILERVYTIESEILQIKDQYIKPASSNEGNKPAGDVNEEEKAIVLYTVTNHQPDAPELPSPSTKERNSKAQLINVLETRKTVLKKEQGMAFARAVAAGFEIENVANLLSFAECFGASRLMSGCLRFMNLWKQKHESGQWVEIEAEDAMSDCTASAIVHSETAGTNTNAAGGEQQYHSWRTASRFPAMGYAFFTAR, encoded by the exons ATGAAATCAACAATAAGTCTTCTGGATTCTGCCGTCTTCCAACTCACCCCCACAAGAACAAG CAGGTGTGATTTATACATCATTGCAAATGGGAAGAAAGAGAAAATTGCTTCTGGTTTGCTCAACCCTTTTATTGCAGCACACTTAAAGACCGCTCAAGATCAGATTGCGGAAGGTGGATACTCGGTATTGCTTGCACCACAAGCTGGAAGTAATGCCACATGGTTTACCCTCCaaag TTTTGTGAGCACTCCGGAGATTCTGGAACGTGTCTACACCATAGAATCTGAAATCTTACAG ATAAAAGACCAATACATAAAGCCTGCGTCAAGCAACGAAG GAAACAAACCGGCAGGTGACGTCAATGAGGAGGAGAAGGCAATTGTTCTATACACGGTAACAAATCACCAA CCCGATGCGCCTGAGCTTCCCAGTCCGAGCACTAAGGAGAGAAATTCAAA AGCCCAGCTGATAAATGTTCTCGAGACACGTAAAacagtgctgaagaaagaacaagGGATGGCGTTTGCACGCGCTGTCGCTGCTGGATTTGAAATCGAGAATGTGGCAAATTTGTTATCATTTGCTGAATGCTTCGGAGCATCACGCCTCAT gAGTGGTTGCTTGAGGTTCATGAATTTGTGGAAGCAGAAACACGAGTCCGGACAATGGGTTGAAATAGAAGCAGAAGACGCAATGTCAGATTGCACTGCATCGGCAATCGTGCATTCAGAAACAGCAGGCACCAATACAAATGCTGCTG GCGGTGAGCAACAATATCATTCATGGAGGACAGCATCCAGGTTTCCCGCCATGGGGTATGCATTCTTCACCGCAAGGTGA